acacgaaTATACACGAGCATTATATTGAACCTTTTATTTacaattttgtctgtgacattcttccacacttattccttcgatgtcctcgtcgaagctttTGCGGATGCTACATCTCTTCGCCTttgttaaatatttaatcttttgCTCTAGTTGCAACATGCCTCTTGACTCTCAATTGCTCTCCGTTATTGTTTTTTTAGTAGTTGAACTTTGATTCGTTATGCTACTTCAACCTACCAATGACTGACTTTAATATGAGGTTACCTAAGTTATGGTGATCCTTGttagttcctacggatcctcttgACTCTCAACTGCTCTCCGCCATTGttttttgagtagttgaactttgatccgctatgctacTTCAAcctgccaatgactttgactctaatgTAGGGTTACCCAATTTATGATGATCCTTTttagttcctgcggatccttTAGATGAAAGAAAAGATCTTTCTTGTTTTGCGCTAGTCTCTTAAATATCTCGCACCGATTGAACTaggtagatgcttgttggagctttaataagCATCGATTCACCgactttgaaaattttgaagtcttTCGTATGTAAAATGTCCATCAATTCCTCTTCCACTTAGTTATTGCCTCAAAGTATGTCCTCATCACTTTTACTTTCGATTAGTATTTTGTTGAAAaataaagcggacaatctactctcggtAGCATCAATCACCATTTATGAGGATTTGACAATTGTTATCTTCCACTAAGTtttttcgaagggtctttgaacctatgtagaGCTCCTCCTCTGCtatataaataagagaactgAGATACTCAGTTTTACCCATtttcttaagagttaagaagacAAAGGTTATTTACTATGCTTGCCTCCTCGAGTATTATACTTCATGTATCAAAAGGGTTATACTTCATACACCCGAAGTATTtgtactccttgcattgagttatctACTGCAATTCACCTTCTCAttaccatcgaacttttggaatgcaaaaAAGTCTTGGAGTAAAATTTTACCCTAACTTGGAGCAAATctgtaatagttttggtcgcctttgggattgtaccatcttctttaTCATTTCTATCATCTACTCCTCTAAAAAGAAAAGGTATAGCATTGCATACTGCCTATTTTGTTCATTAGTCAAGCACTCATATATCGACCCAAAGTCTCTTACTTTCAGCTATTTTgataagaagctcgttgacactaaTCTTTCGAAGTACCTTGGTCTTTGCTTTTCAACCTTGCCTCAGTACTTAGAATTTGTCTTTACATTATCCACCTCCTCAGCCTCTTTTATGACTAAGCACTCTCCCTTCATGAGACAATGGATCGATGACTCTATGAAAATTCCACTTCTGCAATACCATGGCACTACCATGCTTATGGCCTTGCTATCCGTCACCTCATATTTGCATCCCTTACTTCACGATTGATAAATATATCTCTGCAATactatgacactcctccgagtccacatcCGTTCTAATTAatacttggttttgggtagctaagtccctttagaCTCGTTGCCACTTCTTCGCCCATTTTGACCAcctgctttaacacctctgtgttctctgagTAATTTCTCTTAATCGATAGAAAGATAAATTACAACTTTCATGCATCGCCTCTGTTATCATGTTATAGGGCTTGTGTCAATTCTATTCTCCTTTGtgtccttggtagcaacattcgttTACTCGATCTTGTCCTCTGATTTCTTGGGCTCTCTTaaacgaatatgagctctagaatagtccaactctccaaccacTTCGATCATATATTTGTATGACCACGTCCCCTTCATGGGGCTACTTGCATTTGAAATTCTCTTTCGGTGGTATACAACCCTCGTATGCTTTCATCCATTGCAAAATTCAAAGATAAGATTTATCTTTGtggtatcatgtcattcattccttgaatccatagtcctTATTGTCATTATGTTGCTTACTAAAGTGATGCTCTCAATAGCTCtagatcatacctttgtatgatcaaatccCTCATGAGACTTGTCCTGTGTGTTTTGCATTGCCTCAAACTATTTCACCATAATTTGTTATAATATATTGTCTTCTGGtgatatctctattgcattctgatccttatgggataaACTCTACGATTGCTCTATATGTGGCCTTTACTGGCACATCGTAAGGCCTCCACCACCtccgattgtgttcgctcctttgacaatcgacttTTATCCACCTACTCTCGTGTCACACTCGGACGAAGCGTAGCTTTAGGATAGTTTGTCAACTAGCAGCTCTTGAAGTCCACTAACTTACTAAAATTGATACGCCATTATCTATATCTTGGGTTCTTGCCCCCAACATAATCTTCGTTATACACTGTTTCCTTCGTGGCAACTCAAATAGTAACACTGTGACATATGACATGTTCTTCAAAAGTACATGCCTTCATATCCTCTTGCCTTGTGCCGAGGCTTTCCGACCTCAACTTTATCTCTGCAAGTTGAGTCATCTTAGTTCCACCATCAAATGCTTTGCCGAAATAAGGtatatgtgcctagaagctctctTCGACTTTGGCACAATGCAAGATAAGTCCGCTCCATTAGATTGAGAGACTCAGGAAATAACATGATCTCGCTCTTGTCTTTGTAAAAATTAGTATCATTGACCCCAATCCAAATAAAGCTTTGTGTCTCTATTTAATATTTCAGTTTTGTTGTAAAAATTAGTATCATTGACCTCAATCCAAATAAAGCTTTGTGTCTCTATTTAATATTTCAGTTTTGTATGCCGACTCACTTCGTATGGTTTGGACATTTTAACTTGGCAACTAGTAGATTTATATGTGGACATGTTTCATTATGTCAACTGGTAAAGTTATTGATTCTGGAGGATTGGTTGTATGAAAAACATTTGCATgaaaatgggatgattgattctttggtttgttaCATATGAGAAAATTCATATGGTTGCCctattataaatataaacatcATCCATGAGTTGCAAGTATTCCATGATCATTAAAAATGTGTCCACAAACAAACACTGACCTTTCTGCAAGTATTTGAGGAACACAGGCTACACCATGGTCATCACCATTTATGTGTGTTGAACTTGATGTTGACATGAGCAGCATTGTTCTAAGTATTCATATGTCTTGAACAAAATCTCACACAAGGCTGCTGGCAAACAAGCTGCAGCACAAAATAATGTTAAATCCTGTCATTACACTGCATGCTTCTCTAAATTTCTGCTGCAAGAGTTGTGTGGTTCTGCCACTCGGTAAGCATAAATCCTCACCAATCAGGCCTTTGTTGTGTCATCTCCTAACCCACAAAACCTTTCCACCCAGCAATTAGTGTCAACATGAACAAAGTTATGCAGTTGTCATTCTCTATCACTATATCTTAAGTTTTTCGGTTCTTCTGCTTGTAGTTGTGGCCAGCACGATAAGAACGATAATCATGAGCAACGCAATGGCTAAGAAGAGCCTCCATGGTAAACATCTGTAGAAGCTGCCAGAAGCAGCCTTCTGCGGTTCCTGCAGCATCAGCAATAAGATCTATTGTCAGCCCAACTTTGCAACGTCGATATTATTACAAGTTGTACTCAGGCTTCTTTATCTTTTTCTGCACATAGAATGTTGCTGATAAGTTAAGATGCATCAAATCAAGCCGTATGAAGTATGAACTACCAGCAGAAACAAGCACAAGTTTCAGAAAACTATCAGCTAATAAAGATATAAGCCTCTCAAGGAAATTGAAATCTCGCTCTAATTGAAACAAGAGAATGGCTCTCAATGAATAAACTACAAGAAATAATACAACGACCTAAATATTTAATTGCAATGGGTAAGATATGCACTTCTTCAAGAATTGGAATTACAAGCTAACAGAAAAATCAACAAATGCATAGAGCATAATGAATATTAACAAGCAATCATGAGCTAAATATTTCTGAATAATAGATAAGATACTTCAAGTACTACTCAATGATGAattcataaataatataaaaagaaattaaCTTGGAGGATATCACAAGCATCCCATGCCTGAACCAAGAAGCAACCAGAACAATTAGTGCTCTCTTTGGAGTCTCAGCCCTAAATGTATATTGGTAGATACATGATCCCTGTATTCCTTTGACTTTGCATAACAGTAAATCATCTGTTTACTATATTTAATTTTGCTTCCTCATCAATTTTATGATGCATGAGTTCATAGTTGCTTAAGGACCCTTTTTACCAGAGTTACTTGATCTCTCAGAGATATTTGTTCTAATACAGGTAATCCAAAGCCATAATTGTGGTGATTAACTATTTCTAAGTTGTAATTGTTTTAAAGGATTCAATGATGCTCCATTAAAGTATGTTTACATTTGAAGTATTAATCAGTGATCTTATTGTATATTAAACCTTCAGTTGTATTCAATAAAAATAGATGCATGCCATGTTCCCTCATCCATTAGTCTGATGTGAGTTGAGGATTTATATTTGACCCTCAAAACAATGATTCAGGGTTGAGGATTTGCATTGAGTCCCATGTGAAATTATTTTGGCTGAAGGCCTGCATCATCTTGAAAGAGATACCATTGGGTTTTCATACAGATCACAGAAATATCAAAACATTTTCACACCGCCAAACTTTCCACTTAAAATTTGCATCTTCAAGGTGTAAACCAGAATTCAATTAATTTGCACTGAAATATAGGAGGATATACATGAAATTTCCACCTTTCTCTATCTTGAACACTCTATTTTCTATGTTCTcgctaaaatatatttaaaatctaTTTTCTCACTACAACAAGGTAGCTGGAAATGGAATCTCAAAGGACTAACATATTTTTTTAAGCCTCACTGTATAATAAATAAAACCCACTGTTTAAGACTAACCACTTCAGCCATCAGGTCTCCATCTGGTTGAACAAAAATGTCTTCAGCATTTTGCATGAGATGTTTTTGCTGCAGCATGAATATATTTTGAGCATGTTTGTAAAGTTCCACATCAAGATTGTTCAGATATTGGATTTGCTGCAGAACCGTCATAGGAACAGAAACGCGTGCCTGAAAATCCAATTTACTTGCTGATCAGCACATGGATATCTGAAGCACCTTATCCCATTTTAGTCATGGCGTGAATAATACACCTAATCAAGAAACTAGCACATGAAAACTTTAGGAAATGCTTGTTTGTTGCATAACAACCCGACAGGATAATAAAATAAAGAGCATAAAATAACCCAATTTTGACTCCAACATAAGTACTCAGAGTGATTAAATATTCTAATAATAGGTGATGATCAAAGTAAAACAACACTCTATAAAGAAATAGAGAAGTGATTCTATGTATGGATGTCGGACACAAATATGGTTCTTAGAGTCTTACATGGCTAATATTCTAGTTTTGGTTTTGGAGATAAAAAGGTTCAAATTCAAGACAGCCACAGAGATACAGTTGcaaattaaaaaatgatatacattaaaatattttgaaaattagTCATCATGACAATATATATACAAAAACATATTCAACTATTTTAGAGTATGTTCAATTTGTCTCTTTTGTATTCTCTTTTACTTCTATTTGTTTCTcttgttttcttctctctcttctctttcttctcatcAAAGAATGACTGAAATGTTGGAAACAAATCTTTTTTCATAAGGACTATGGGATAAGAAGAACCATAGGATTCGAATCCCACGACTGACAGGATCCAATAAATGAGGAGGTTTTACTTCTTCCGGTTATCtctcaccttatttctctcaggcCCCTTCTCGTCCGACCTTTTCTCACTCATTTGCTCTCAAATAATGCCAACAGCAACAAGAGAAAGTGACTGGAGGTGTGCATGATGCTCCTTTTCCCTTCTTCCGCCTCTAATTTTTATTCTTTTCCATCTTCTTCCctcctcttattcttcttctccaCCATGTGGAATCAACTAAGAATCATTTGGAATATTGTACATTGTGTCAACATAGGCTCAGAGGGGAATATTGCCTGGTCCAAGCACCATAGCAAAAAAGTACAAACCTGGAAATATATTAATGGGATAAATCCATGTCCACCTGCAATTAAGATCCCATTTACAGGCAGTAACAGTATACTCCAAATTCCAACTTCAACGGCCTCAACCCAACCCCACCCCTGAACCACATTTGCTTTATAGTGTATAGCATTTCCTATGCCTTTTAATAATGCTAAGAGATTTCAATAAAAGTTTTAAGTTGTTGAATAATAGAACATGCGTGAAAAAGAAATTCCTGAATGTGAAAGAGCAACGTAACTCATCATAAGATGCTATTTAGAGAAGTAAAACACCCATTATTACTACTAAAGATTCAATGGCAGAAGGTCTTTTCACCATCTTCTGAACATATAAATAGTTACTTAACTGGCACCAATAAAATCTACACATCAAACTTGAGACCTTTGCAATTGGTAGTATTATGCCAGACAACTGTGTACAAAAAGGAATATGAGACAAAATGCAAAAACAAAACATATTGTGGGTAACCAGTTTTTAGGCACTTGCAATTGCCAAGGAAATATGAATCAAAAGAACCACTATATCTATGTCCAGGCTATTTCTGTTGTTCTTGGCTCCCTAGAAAATAGCAATTACAGTAAATAACTAAAGATGACTGGTTACGAAGTATAGGAGTGTAGGAGAGAAATTTTTTAACCGAGTACCCGACTGAAAGTATTTGACAACTGATCTTCAATATCATGTCAGTTCATGGGAACTTGCACCAATATGCACAAATTAGTGAACACAATGAAACATTAAGAAAGGTGTAAGTGAACAATAATAATTCAGAACTTCTTACTATCTCCCGCAGCCTACCTGCTTTGAGAAGTTTACAGGAGCAACCCTTTTCAGAGACATAGTACGGCGAGATGCTTGAGATTTTCGTAAAGTAGAAATGCATGATTCATAGATCTCCATCAATGTTCCAACCGACATCTGACAGTAATGAAGATATTACTCGTGCAGAACAAAGAACAACAAGCCAACAAAAATCTGAAACTAATAatctaataaagaaatgaaacaaaaggtATCAAGTCCATGATTCAATAATAAAAAAGAGcaaaattttaatcaaattaaaCTTTATAAATGGTATTACATTTTCTCTTGTCGGTTCAAAATGTGTTGGAGAAGGAACTTCACTGTCTTTTCTAATGTTGGTGCTACCTTGTCACAAAAACAAGGCATGTAATAGCTTCATAAATAATCATTATAAGTAATAAAGTGGCTCTATGAAGAATTACCGCAAACTGGTTTGACCCCTTAGCTTTGGGATCTGGAAAAGAAGTTGGTTCTGCAAATAAGATTAAAAATGAATAAGAGTTTCCAAGTGTTTTTGCCCTTCTAAAGTCATTTATACAACAAGAATTAGCACAACAAGACAAGTGAAGAATGTGTTGCTATAACCCAGACAAATTTTTTGGTCGGAAGTTATTTGGCCAATGGTGGCTTTTTTTTCCATTATTTGAGCAAGTAATCAGCTAGGAGAGAAAAGGGCTCACAATGGACACAATATTATACCTTATGCTATATCAGGACTTGCATCTTTTGAATCTCACGTAGTTTAATTGTCCTCACATGACAGCATGTGTCAAGTGATATGAGTAGCACGATATAAAGCACGGTGCATATAAAATAAATACGAAAGCAGTGATACTTCATGATTAACAGTAAGAATCAAGTCTTCAGTATACCAGTTTTGTTGGATATTGCCTGCTTGAAATCAGAGTTCAAGGCTTCTGACTGGGAGAGAACTTGTGCTCCAACCAATTTAGCAAACATGGTGGCAGATTTCTTGTGCTCTTCAGTGAGGCCAACATATAGCATATGATTCAACCTACGCTGTAGCATTTAGAAGCTGCGACTACTAGTCAAAACAAAGAATGATGTGCATAAATCACAGTAGTATGCAATGAAATCTGGCCTCAGTTAAGTGCACCTTTGCAACTTCAAGTATAAAATGGCCAAGTTCTGGGTGTTTCTGTACACAATTACGCACATCATGTGAATCTACCGTATATGAGTTGTTCGTTAGTCCTGCTACCTGTTGTATGACTTTGTTAAAATGAAATCATATGTTGACATTACATTAAAATCTCaggaaatgaaatttaacaaggaCTGTTCCACATCCAGTTAATGGTACAATGTGGATATCACCTGACACATTACCTGAATGGAATCCACAGAAGCAGTTGGAACAAAAtataacatattgaaataatgaatgTATCACAAAGTTGACATAAGTCAAatgagaactgaaagcaaaaagaGGAATATATTTTGAGATCTAAAAAACAGCTTTAGTAACAAAAACTGCAAGTCAAAGGCTTGATCAATAGACGGACTTAAAGATCAAGAAATTAAAGTTACATCTATTAATATAATAGAAATTTTCTTTTTGTGTCAGGACTGCAGGGTGtttaatttttcttctcttttgcatttttttataatttaacagACAAAGCATCTTCatccaaaaataaatttaacaaTAGTTTTTGCCTAAAAAACCTTTGGACTGTGCATCCAAACAAGTTAAAGCAGACAGAGTTCATCATTACATTACCAATATAATCTAATTAGTCTTAAAATTATCATCACCATGAAGTCCCTTCAATTCTCAGAACAGTAAGAACACAAAACCAAGTATAATCTACAAAAGGTACTTAAGTTGAAGCAATTTGATCTATATCAATTCTTGAATTCTTCCTTTTTTTGGGAAAAGCAACACCTTGATGATCCCTATATCTATATGCAACAAAATTTTTAactaaatataaataaaacaaaagaatGCCTTCTGTGAAAAAACAAAAGTGAAAATTTAGCTACATTTTTCATGAGCAGGAATACTGCCCTATTTGTGTTGCACTAGTTGTAAAGGGAAATTCTCTGAAAAAAGAGGTAAAGATGAATCGCACTTGAAAAGTTGCTCCGTTGTGAATGATCTCATGAGCCATGGGATCATTAATGAACTCATGTAGGGGCATGACAATCTCTTCCACGTCATAGGGATTGGTGATTTCTTTGATCTTTCTAGGTCTCCCAAGTTCTCTAGTATCCCTCTGTACACCATTTTGCTGAAAATGGTTAGAAAGAAATTATCAAGCATAAGCCAAGAGAAAGCTACATGAAGGCACCAACAGTTTGAGAATAAATACCCGGGCAAACAAGTCCTGGCTCATCCAAGGAACTAGATATTTCCATGGCCATATATCCAATGTACTGACACCACGAGACTTGCGGCGTATTTGTCCAGACATCTTGGTTGCTGAAGTTAaatttggatgaccaagaaatctAGCTGCGACTTCCACAGAAAACTCATATGTGCTGAACACACGATCAACTGGATCCCTAAAGATTGTTACAACTGAGGTCCTATCCTTAGGCAGTTTGGACAGCAAACTATAGTCATCATGAGTAACCATCAAACTGCAATTTGGTTTCCTAGATCATTGAGTTCAGCTATCAGTGTTAAGTATCACAAGAAAAGTAAAACAGCCATTCTAAAAGCAcacgttttaatttaaaatttttttatgtttCGAGAATGATTTTCCACATATTCAGGTACTTGATAAAGTTTATGAAAAAGATATCACTCATGTATGGCCAAGTTAGATTTTAAAAGCCAGTGTGCTGATTTTCACCAAACAAAATAATTCAAGTAACTTATTTACAAAGGAATTAtatcatgaaaaaaaatataaacacaGGAAATTTCCAACACTGGCTTTGCTGATGAGATTTTAACAGATTATACTATTATGAATAAATGCTAATAGTAACAATTTTTGGTTCTTGTTGCTTATCCATGCTGACCATCACAGATGTCTCACTTGCTATGTTAATATATGTTCATCTTATTCTTATTTGACTGAACCCCTTCCTGCGCCCTGACAACTTGGATCTCTTATTCTGCTGAATACTATAAGGTTCCACTTGAAACAGTGGTGAACAAGTATGGCCTTGAAGACATaatcatttttcatcataattgttCAAAACCATATTCATAGTTATTACTGATTGGAAACCTGTACAAAGTACTCATCAGCTCTATGAAAAATTCCTCTTCAAACTGGCCTcataatacttcatctccttcacTGGATTTGTCAGGAATAAGAAGCATGCTTTAACCCGAGTCCTTGGCTATCTTCTATGGCTCACTGATTATATGTATATCAGCCGTCACTGCAGGTTTCTCCAAATTTTTACGAGTAGACTTATTGTTCAGTCAACTTCTCCTCTCTATAGAGTCTCAAACGTAGTGGTGTCTGGCAGATTTCCTTAAAAAAGGCTCTCCAAAATTCCATAGTGCAGAATCCTTCCATCTCAATTATTTATCAATCACCTTGTCATTAAAATTTGATGGATACTCTTGAACACTCCATCGCCTGATCACAATAATCATACCACTCATACACCCAACACAGTGTCATATCTTGAACTACCAACCCTTCAAACAAATTTTATCCCTTCTGCCAACTTATAGAATTTATACCATGCATCTTTAAATCCATCAGCAAGTTAGGAACATTCACAGTTAGTTGTTCTTTAAAGATGATCCACAATGATGCTTACTGCAAATATATTTCCTTATAAGTTATACCTGCATGTTATGGCCCTCATAGTTGCATGCTTAGTTCCGCAGAAATAGATTTACTTATTTTGGCCTAGACTATTTCAAGAAGCTTGCAAGTGAAATAGTAAGGAAGCATATTAACCACTAAAGAAAAAGCATCAAGCATCAAAGAAaacaactgtgtgacaaagtttAGCCTATAGTTAAATTCCAATTACCAAGGATTAAGTAGAACTACCTTGGatcaaaatttaatttatcaTAGGAACGAGGGCATTCCTGAGCACTTGTATAAAGCTTTCTCAAAAAGCTGTCAGTATGCAAGTACATATCAGCAAAAGGGCTTGATATAAGCAAAAACATGATCCCAATCAAGAAACAAGGAAATAAGAACCCCACCAATGGAAGTATGTCCGTCCACCAGTTCTTGGAACATGCAGAAAAAACAGCAAATCCTTTAGTGTTAACTCGCCTTCTTTTGTTTTATCTTCACTTGAATATTCTGCCCAATTTCTGACAACACTTTCACAGTGGAAATAATCATCTTGTCCACAAGACACAAGTAATAAAGTTGATGCTGGCAACAAGTACAAGTTTTAATACCCATTAGTTGGTAAAGTGACCCTTCATGAAGTGATGAAGAAATCAAAATGTTGAAGATTTTTCAAATAAAAGTTTCAAGCAAAGCAATATTAAGTCTGATAGCTTGTGGATCTTACCAATTCATACTCGTACAATCTATCTTTTATAATTGACAAAGTCTGAAAAACATTCAAAACACACTCACCAAAACTAAAAGGCATAAATATTTCAGGCTATTCCATTTAGATGTTCATATATCGCATTAacagtgaaaaaaaaagaaagcataaCTAATCTAGTTTTGCATGCACCATGAAGGTAAAAGGTTCCACTAGAAAAATGTTGAAATGCGAGAAAAGGTACATGACATTACACTGTAAAAGAGTCCAAAGAGATCCAAAGCAAAAACCAGAAACCTCCTTTCAAGCAGTACCAGCTTTGCTGTCCAGACTTCAGGAGATAATGCATAACAAGACAGGGAATGCAGAAAGATAGCAAAGAGGCATTAACTTGGCAGGTGATACAAATGTAGTGCTAATATCCACAATTACAGAGAGCAAATGAGTGTATCAAGGAGATAAAACAAAACAAGACAGGAAATGTAGAATATAATGAAGAGGCATGAATTGGTAGTTGATGCTACTGCAATGCTGTTATCCACAATTGGAGAAAGTGCAAGGGTGCAGCAATATAATTGAAGAGAAAACAACTCATACTGGATGTAACACAAATTACAGCAAGAAATTGATGATAGTTTATAGAGATTATTATTCAGCAAGGTACAGTAAAAGACAACCAAACAATAAAACAACATACCCAAAGAGAGGACGATAATCAACATGTGATAGTTATAAATGAATGACATCCTTATTCCCTCATGTGACAATACCtacagaagaataaaaaaaacataaaatcaaggatttttttttaaagattagaaaaaataaaacataCCAGAAAGCAAGGATTGGGCTACCAGAAAGCAATATCATTTTGAATGATACCGCCCATACCACGAGGTACGTACCGATCCACCAACAGACCGGTACGCGGTCCACCCGCTACCGGGCGATATCATCGATTGGGCTGTTTCCGCCTCGTTACCATCTGAAATCGAGGCGACATTGTCTCGTCACCCTGTTTTGCGCGGGGAGAAAAAACTGACCTCATTACCCTGTTTTgcacggggagaagaaaccaaactcagtttcttctccccacacgggcAAAaac
This DNA window, taken from Musa acuminata AAA Group cultivar baxijiao chromosome BXJ3-7, Cavendish_Baxijiao_AAA, whole genome shotgun sequence, encodes the following:
- the LOC135586788 gene encoding protein-tyrosine sulfotransferase-like isoform X4, whose translation is MSFIYNYHMLIIVLSLASTLLLVSCGQDDYFHCESVVRNWAEYSSEDKTKEGELTLKDLLFFLHVPRTGGRTYFHCFLRKLYTSAQECPRSYDKLNFDPRKPNCSLMVTHDDYSLLSKLPKDRTSVVTIFRDPVDRVFSTYEFSVEVAARFLGHPNLTSATKMSGQIRRKSRGVSTLDIWPWKYLVPWMSQDLFARRDTRELGRPRKIKEITNPYDVEEIVMPLHEFINDPMAHEIIHNGATFQVAGLTNNSYTVDSHDVRNCVQKHPELGHFILEVAKRRLNHMLYVGLTEEHKKSATMFAKLVGAQVLSQSEALNSDFKQAISNKTEPTSFPDPKAKGSNQLQGSTNIRKDSEVPSPTHFEPTRENMSVGTLMEIYESCISTLRKSQASRRTMSLKRVAPVNFSKQARVSVPMTVLQQIQYLNNLDVELYKHAQNIFMLQQKHLMQNAEDIFVQPDGDLMAEVEPQKAASGSFYRCLPWRLFLAIALLMIIVLIVLATTTSRRTEKLKI
- the LOC135586788 gene encoding protein-tyrosine sulfotransferase-like isoform X2 → MSFIYNYHMLIIVLSLASTLLLVSCGQDDYFHCESVVRNWAEYSSEDKTKEGELTLKDLLFFLHVPRTGGRTYFHCFLRKLYTSAQECPRSYDKLNFDPRKPNCSLMVTHDDYSLLSKLPKDRTSVVTIFRDPVDRVFSTYEFSVEVAARFLGHPNLTSATKMSGQIRRKSRGVSTLDIWPWKYLVPWMSQDLFARRDTRELGRPRKIKEITNPYDVEEIVMPLHEFINDPMAHEIIHNGATFQVAGLTNNSYTVDSHDVRNCVQKHPELGHFILEVAKRRLNHMLYVGLTEEHKKSATMFAKLVGAQVLSQSEALNSDFKQAISNKTEPTSFPDPKAKGSNQFAMSVGTLMEIYESCISTLRKSQASRRTMSLKRVAPVNFSKQARVSVPMTVLQQIQYLNNLDVELYKHAQNIFMLQQKHLMQNAEDIFVQPDGDLMAEVEPQKAASGSFYRCLPWRLFLAIALLMIIVLIVLATTTSRRTEKLKI
- the LOC135586788 gene encoding protein-tyrosine sulfotransferase-like isoform X3 — translated: MSFIYNYHMLIIVLSLASTLLLVSCGQDDYFHCESVVRNWAEYSSEDKTKEGELTLKDLLFFLHVPRTGGRTYFHWKPNCSLMVTHDDYSLLSKLPKDRTSVVTIFRDPVDRVFSTYEFSVEVAARFLGHPNLTSATKMSGQIRRKSRGVSTLDIWPWKYLVPWMSQDLFARQNGVQRDTRELGRPRKIKEITNPYDVEEIVMPLHEFINDPMAHEIIHNGATFQVAGLTNNSYTVDSHDVRNCVQKHPELGHFILEVAKRRLNHMLYVGLTEEHKKSATMFAKLVGAQVLSQSEALNSDFKQAISNKTEPTSFPDPKAKGSNQFAMSVGTLMEIYESCISTLRKSQASRRTMSLKRVAPVNFSKQARVSVPMTVLQQIQYLNNLDVELYKHAQNIFMLQQKHLMQNAEDIFVQPDGDLMAEVEPQKAASGSFYRCLPWRLFLAIALLMIIVLIVLATTTSRRTEKLKI
- the LOC135586788 gene encoding protein-tyrosine sulfotransferase-like isoform X1, coding for MSFIYNYHMLIIVLSLASTLLLVSCGQDDYFHCESVVRNWAEYSSEDKTKEGELTLKDLLFFLHVPRTGGRTYFHCFLRKLYTSAQECPRSYDKLNFDPRKPNCSLMVTHDDYSLLSKLPKDRTSVVTIFRDPVDRVFSTYEFSVEVAARFLGHPNLTSATKMSGQIRRKSRGVSTLDIWPWKYLVPWMSQDLFARQNGVQRDTRELGRPRKIKEITNPYDVEEIVMPLHEFINDPMAHEIIHNGATFQVAGLTNNSYTVDSHDVRNCVQKHPELGHFILEVAKRRLNHMLYVGLTEEHKKSATMFAKLVGAQVLSQSEALNSDFKQAISNKTEPTSFPDPKAKGSNQFAMSVGTLMEIYESCISTLRKSQASRRTMSLKRVAPVNFSKQARVSVPMTVLQQIQYLNNLDVELYKHAQNIFMLQQKHLMQNAEDIFVQPDGDLMAEVEPQKAASGSFYRCLPWRLFLAIALLMIIVLIVLATTTSRRTEKLKI